Below is a window of Candidatus Cloacimonadota bacterium DNA.
AAGCAAACCGAAAGCTCTCGTGAGCGCAAACGGAAAATAAACCCATGGCATTTACAACAAATCCAAAACGAGATAGATGATAAACAAACAGAGTTAATAATTCAAAATCAGCGTAGGGAGGTTATTCACAAGCTACTTGCAGAATCTGAAACATACACAAATTCGGCCAGGGTCAGAGATCTGAATGAAGAGAATCAAAGCTTGGAAGATTCTATCAATCAGTTAGTCGCAGAAATCTCTTCTTTGGAAGATAGGTATTTGGAATTAGCTTGCGATGAATAGAAGAATTGGTTTTACAACTACATTACCAGTTGAAGTACTGTATGCTGCTGGCCATATCCCCGTAGACCTTAACAACATCTTCTTGATGCAAGATTCTGCCAAACATATTCATGATGCCGAACTGAAAGGTTTTCCCCGCAGCTTATGCTCGTGGATAAAGGGTAATTATTCTGTAGCTCTCAATTCAAATCTTGATGAAGTTATTGGAATTGTGCAGGGAGATTGTTCGAATTCGAATTCTTTATTAGAAATGATATCTGAAGAGGGCATACCCATTTGGCGTTTTTCTTTTCCTTTTGATCGTAAGTATAAAGCATTGAATCGCGAGATATCTAAACTGGAAGAGCATTTAGGGGTAACTCGTAAACAGAGTATGCAAGCTAAGGCTTGGCTAGATTCAATACGAATCAAATTGATTAAGCTAGACAAATTCACCTATCAAGATCGAAAGGTTTCTGGAAGAGATAATCATCTCTGGTTGGTAAACTCATCAGATTTTCAGGGTGATCCCGTACGCTTTGAAAAGGAGTTGGATGAGTATCTATATTTAGCAGAGCAGAAAGAGCCCTTATCTACGCAGATTCGTTTAGGATACGTAGGTGTGCCACCCATTTTCAGAAACATGTACGATACGATTTTACAATTAGGAGGCGATGTTGTTTACAACGAGGTTCAACGTCAGTTCTCTATGCCGCATCTTAAGGAAGACATCGTAGAGCAATATCTTGTTTATACTTATCCATATAGTGTTCTGGGCAGATTAGCAGATATTAAAGAGCAGATTGCGCTCAGAAAAATTGATGCCATTATAGGCTACACTCAAGCTTTTTGCCATCTTCAAATCGATAATCTTCTCATTAAGAAACATATAGATTTACCATTTCTAAATCTTGAAGGTGAAATGCCAGAAGAACTTGATTCTCGCACTTTGTTGCGTTTGGAAAGCTTTTTTGAGGTTCATTCATGAGAATAGCTCTAGGTATGAGTGGCGGAATTGATAGCACAATGACAGCCTTGATACTTAAAGAACAGGGGCATGAGGTTATTGGTGTTACCATGACAAAGTGGAGCTCATCTAGCGGGATTACATCGAAAGACAAAAGAGGTTGTTTCGGACCATCTGAGCCTGAATCGATTGAGGCAGCCAAAAGAAGTGCAAAGGCATTGGGCATAGAGCACCATCTTATTCATCTGGAAACCGAATTCAAAGAATATGTTTTAAGCTATTATACAGATACATATATAAAGGGGAAAACGCCAAATCCTTGTGTAGTGTGCAATCAAAGAGTAAAGTTTGGAGAACTCATCAGAAAGACTCAAGGTTTAGGCATAAATTTTGAGCATTTTGCCACAGGTCATTATGCTCGCGTGCAATACTGTGAAGACAGCAAACGATGGCAATTACTTCGCGCAAAGGATCTTCGTAAAGATCAATCTTATTTTCTTAGCATGCTTTCTCAAGAACAACTGGCACTGTGTATGTTTCCCTTAGGTGAATATCATAAAGAAGAATTAAAGGAGTTTGCCCGCGAAAGAGGCTACGATTATCTAATAAAAAAGAAGGAAAGCCAAGATTTTTTAGAAAGCATAGATAATAGTCCTTTATTTGCAGGGAAATCATACTCTAAAGGCGAGTTTGTAGATAAAAACGGTAAAGTGCTTGGCTACCATAACGGATTGCCCTACTATACAATTGGTCAGAGAAAAGGTCTTGGCTTAGCTGGTTTTGCTAAAGCACAATATGTTATTGCCATCGATTACGAGCAAAACCAAATAGTTATTGGAGAGGAATCCGATCTGTTTTGTGATTCATTGTATGTAGAAGGTCTTAATTGGGTATCAATAACCGAGCCAAGAAGCTTTTTGGAGTGTAAAGCCAAGATACGTTTGGCTCACAGTCCTCAGTTATGTAGTGTTCAAAAGCAGAAGGAAGATCTTTACAGGGTAATGTTTCGCGAGCCTGTTGCATCTATTACTCCTGGTCAAGTAATTGCTTTTTATGAGGGAGACATGTTATTGGGGGCTGGTTTTATTCGGTAATCCTATACCAGTTATTCCCATTCGATGGTTGATGGCGGTTTGGAGCTGATATCATAAACAACTCGAGATATACCTTTCACTTCGTTACATATCCGGTTAGACACATGAGTAAGAAAGTCAAACGGAAGCTTAGAAACCTCAGCAGTCATGCCATCCACACTATTAACAGCCCTTAGGGCGCATACCTGTTCATAAGTACGTTCATCTCCCATCACACCTACACTTTGAATGGGTAGTAATACGGCGAATGCCTGCCAAGTACAGTTATACAGATTCCACTTAATCAGTTCTTCAATGAAGATTTCATCTGCAATCTGTAATAATTGGATATTGTGGTGATTTACAGCTCCTAAAATGCGCACCGCCAAGCCGGGTCCTGGGAACGGATGGCGCTGAACCAGTTCTGATGGTAGATTCAATTCTGCACCAACTTGTCTCACTTCATCCTTAAAAAGCTCACGTAAGGGTTCTACTAATCCTAGCTTCATTTTTTGAGGAAGTCCCCCAACATTGTGATGACTTTTAATGGTAACTGATGGCCCTATAAACGATACGCTTTCAATTACATCCGGATATAGAGTTCCTTGTGCCAGCCATTTTGCATCTGGATATTTTGTCGCTTCTTGCTCGAAAACATCGATAAAGGTAGCTCCAATTATTTTGCGTTTTTGCTCTGGATCAACAATGCCAGATAGCTTAGTAATAAACAAATCTGCCGCATCTACAAATTCAATATTCAGATCAGGATACACACGGAACATTTCTTTTACTCGGCCTGCTTCTTGATATCTCATAAGTCCGGTATCTACAAAGATTGGTATTAACCTATCACCAATTGCTTTGTGTATCAAAGCGGCTGTTACCGATGAATCTACTCCTCCGCTCAAACCAAGTATAACTCTATCATTCTTTACTAAGGTACGAATTTTTGTGATAGCATCATTTACAAATGATCTGGCATTCCAACTTGGTTTTAACCCAGTAATATTGAACAAAAAATTCGATAGAATCTGTATTCCACAAAGGCTGTGATGTACCTCAGGGTGAAACTGCAAGGCATAAATTGGTTTTGTTTTGTGTTTTATTGCAGCATAATCGGAGTTTTCGGTTGAAGCAAGAGCTTCTAGGTATGGGGATAATTCTTCAATTTTATCGGCATGACTCATCCATACCTGCGAATCATCTAATACTCCCTCAAATAATGGATCCTGGACAAGTGCTTTAAGATGAGCTTTGCCATATTCACGTTTGGCAGCTGGCTCAATGCTTGCTCCCAGATGATTTGCCACCAATTGCATTCCATAACAAATGCCCAAAATTGGGATGGGTAGATTCCATATATCGGCATCTGGTTTCGGCGCATTCGCTTGGTCTATAGAATATGGACTACCAGATAGGATTAGGGCATCAGCTCGCATTTCGCAAATTCTCTTACTGTCGATATTGAAGGCATGAATCTCGCAGTACACGCCTGC
It encodes the following:
- a CDS encoding 2-hydroxyacyl-CoA dehydratase, which encodes MNRRIGFTTTLPVEVLYAAGHIPVDLNNIFLMQDSAKHIHDAELKGFPRSLCSWIKGNYSVALNSNLDEVIGIVQGDCSNSNSLLEMISEEGIPIWRFSFPFDRKYKALNREISKLEEHLGVTRKQSMQAKAWLDSIRIKLIKLDKFTYQDRKVSGRDNHLWLVNSSDFQGDPVRFEKELDEYLYLAEQKEPLSTQIRLGYVGVPPIFRNMYDTILQLGGDVVYNEVQRQFSMPHLKEDIVEQYLVYTYPYSVLGRLADIKEQIALRKIDAIIGYTQAFCHLQIDNLLIKKHIDLPFLNLEGEMPEELDSRTLLRLESFFEVHS
- the mnmA gene encoding tRNA 2-thiouridine(34) synthase MnmA; the protein is MRIALGMSGGIDSTMTALILKEQGHEVIGVTMTKWSSSSGITSKDKRGCFGPSEPESIEAAKRSAKALGIEHHLIHLETEFKEYVLSYYTDTYIKGKTPNPCVVCNQRVKFGELIRKTQGLGINFEHFATGHYARVQYCEDSKRWQLLRAKDLRKDQSYFLSMLSQEQLALCMFPLGEYHKEELKEFARERGYDYLIKKKESQDFLESIDNSPLFAGKSYSKGEFVDKNGKVLGYHNGLPYYTIGQRKGLGLAGFAKAQYVIAIDYEQNQIVIGEESDLFCDSLYVEGLNWVSITEPRSFLECKAKIRLAHSPQLCSVQKQKEDLYRVMFREPVASITPGQVIAFYEGDMLLGAGFIR
- the guaA gene encoding glutamine-hydrolyzing GMP synthase; the protein is MHNLVLILDFGSQYTQLIARKIREAGVYCEIHAFNIDSKRICEMRADALILSGSPYSIDQANAPKPDADIWNLPIPILGICYGMQLVANHLGASIEPAAKREYGKAHLKALVQDPLFEGVLDDSQVWMSHADKIEELSPYLEALASTENSDYAAIKHKTKPIYALQFHPEVHHSLCGIQILSNFLFNITGLKPSWNARSFVNDAITKIRTLVKNDRVILGLSGGVDSSVTAALIHKAIGDRLIPIFVDTGLMRYQEAGRVKEMFRVYPDLNIEFVDAADLFITKLSGIVDPEQKRKIIGATFIDVFEQEATKYPDAKWLAQGTLYPDVIESVSFIGPSVTIKSHHNVGGLPQKMKLGLVEPLRELFKDEVRQVGAELNLPSELVQRHPFPGPGLAVRILGAVNHHNIQLLQIADEIFIEELIKWNLYNCTWQAFAVLLPIQSVGVMGDERTYEQVCALRAVNSVDGMTAEVSKLPFDFLTHVSNRICNEVKGISRVVYDISSKPPSTIEWE